The Nevskiales bacterium genome contains the following window.
GATTTTCAGGATTAACAGGGTAAGAGGATTTCAGTCACAGAAGAATTCTTGCCTGTAAATCCTGCCAAGGAAGCTCTGATTCATTCGTCACCCCAGCGAAAAACCGGCCCCGGACTCGATCCGGGGCCGGGGTCCAGAGCCTTGAAAGTCACTGGATTCCGGCTTTCGCCGGAATGACGAGGAGGATTGATCAGAAGTTCCCTAATCCTGTTCATTCTGCTGAACTTCTTTGACCCCTGCCGCCAATGCATCGAGCAGGGCGTCCACCTGCTGCTCCGTGTGCGCGGCGGACAACGTGATGCGCAGGCGCGAGGTGCCGGGCGGCACGGTGGGCGGCCGGATCGCGCCAACCAGAAAGCCGCGCGCCTGCAGCGCGGCGCTGAGCCGTAGGGCCCGGTCCTCATCGCCAGCGATCAGCGGCTGGATGGCGGTGGACGACTCCGCCACCGGCAGGCCCAGCTGCCGGCTGCCGGCGCGGAACCGCGCGATCAGCGCGTGCAGCTGCTCGCGCCGCCAGCCTTCCGCCTGCAGCAGGCGCAGGCTCGTGCGCATCGCGGCCGCCAGCGCGGGCGGCATGGCGGTGGTGAAGATCGCGGTGCGCACGCGCTGCAGCAGGTATTCGATGAGCTCGTCCGCGCCGGCCACGAAGGCGCCGAAGCCGCCCAGCGCCTTGCCCAGCGTGGCCACCAGCACCGGCACCTCGTCGATGCCCAGACCCAGCGCGGCCAGGCTGCCGCGGCCCTGCGGACCCTGCACGCCGAAGCCGTGCGCGTCGTCCACCAGCAGCGCGGCATCCTGCCGCG
Protein-coding sequences here:
- a CDS encoding 8-amino-7-oxononanoate synthase, giving the protein EYGLGSGASAYVTGWNAEHQALEEELAEFVQRPRALLFSTGYQCNLGVIQALVGRGDEVFSDALNHASLIDGCRLSGAAIHRYAHADVANLARQLDQPAAGRRLIVSDGVFSMDGDTAPLAELAALAARQDAALLVDDAHGFGVQGPQGRGSLAALGLGIDEVPVLVATLGKALGGFGAFVAGADELIEYLLQRVRTAIFTTAMPPALAAAMRTSLRLLQAEGWRREQLHALIARFRAGSRQLGLPVAESSTAIQPLIAGDEDRALRLSAALQARGFLVGAIRPPTVPPGTSRLRITLSAAHTEQQVDALLDALAAGVKEVQQNEQD